In one Streptomyces venezuelae genomic region, the following are encoded:
- a CDS encoding GntR family transcriptional regulator yields the protein MTKELRRDGLEQVQILYKALRCEIERGDLEPGRVVTYSEICARIAGDPGRFPWNGYSVAACALWLLRREGLVETRPRLGTRIIVEGETWAVAGRDASEPLAVHIERVMRHRLADRVYPPNTRIPTLHLLAEEFGVSVKTVRNGLEALFEEGLLLATHPGTYVTARTGQVPREELLRIAERPQPGAAWSMSRGGSRRRSPIGPGTPDASFRIGASKRGSWNTSGHSRGR from the coding sequence ATGACCAAAGAGCTGCGCAGAGACGGCCTTGAGCAGGTGCAGATCCTGTACAAGGCGTTGCGCTGCGAGATCGAGCGTGGAGATCTCGAACCCGGGCGAGTCGTCACCTACTCCGAGATCTGTGCACGGATTGCGGGAGACCCGGGCCGCTTCCCCTGGAACGGTTACTCGGTGGCGGCTTGCGCGCTATGGCTATTACGCAGAGAAGGCCTTGTAGAAACAAGACCTCGACTCGGCACGCGCATCATCGTTGAGGGTGAGACGTGGGCAGTCGCCGGCAGGGACGCGTCCGAACCGCTCGCAGTCCACATCGAGCGAGTCATGCGTCACCGCTTGGCGGACCGGGTATACCCGCCGAATACCCGGATACCGACATTGCACCTGCTGGCGGAAGAATTCGGCGTCTCTGTCAAAACGGTCCGCAACGGTCTCGAGGCGCTGTTCGAGGAAGGGTTGCTCCTGGCGACTCATCCCGGCACGTACGTCACGGCACGGACCGGACAGGTTCCGCGGGAGGAGCTGTTGCGCATCGCCGAGCGGCCGCAGCCCGGCGCGGCATGGAGTATGTCGCGTGGGGGGAGCCGAAGACGCTCGCCGATTGGGCCAGGGACCCCCGATGCGTCGTTCCGTATCGGTGCCTCAAAGCGCGGTTCCTGGAACACAAGTGGCCACTCAAGAGGGCGATGA
- a CDS encoding AAA family ATPase, translating to MGAQSTGKTQLLDRIEKELTAQGTIVVRTGGFGERAALMSLPEMQRHTSAATEWAIAQGIADEIAAAALPGREPAQVVLADRTAWDALAFYYAAQEWHHNRAHRLERERLRLLAATQAPKCSLLFATVLDPAIPIRPEHPCDPRFRSVVDQYAHKILTEEGLPHIRVTSEAHSQDRAVEHALSLCLLEAPV from the coding sequence ATGGGCGCCCAGTCCACCGGAAAGACGCAGCTCCTTGATCGGATTGAGAAGGAGCTGACCGCCCAGGGGACGATCGTGGTGCGGACGGGCGGTTTCGGGGAAAGGGCCGCGCTGATGTCGTTGCCGGAAATGCAGCGGCACACTTCGGCCGCTACCGAGTGGGCTATCGCGCAGGGCATTGCCGACGAGATTGCTGCGGCGGCCCTGCCAGGCCGTGAGCCTGCTCAAGTAGTCCTCGCTGACCGCACGGCTTGGGATGCCCTCGCCTTCTACTACGCCGCCCAGGAATGGCATCACAACAGGGCACATCGACTGGAGCGCGAACGGTTACGTCTCCTTGCCGCTACGCAGGCCCCGAAGTGCAGCCTGCTGTTCGCGACTGTGTTGGACCCTGCCATCCCGATCCGCCCCGAGCATCCATGCGACCCCCGCTTTCGATCGGTCGTAGACCAGTACGCGCACAAGATTCTTACCGAAGAGGGACTTCCACATATCCGCGTAACGAGTGAAGCGCACAGCCAGGACAGAGCCGTCGAGCATGCTCTTAGCCTCTGCCTCCTGGAAGCGCCGGTATGA
- the fxlM gene encoding methyltransferase, FxLD system: MAAEEWPQRLIRFTDWDRAETTAVQYLLPVLIDLEPDLGQWSFLRKFPSWRVRYRPAGPDSSNGLDAALDELVAAGVLASWTRGIYEPEETAFGGPAAMKIAHTLFHYDSHHLLDAMARGQAATGPGLGRRELGVLLLSVAMRAAGLDWYEQGDVWARVAAERRGDNPRRPQRHKAAVHRLMTVDVSATSSSVTEGGLAPLADWIATFEWFGQQLADLNRQGRLERGLRAVIAHHAIFHWNHLGLPAQDQHTLSTLAKEVVMGTSDNAASDQAERPQSTTVTGVNSDTIEASSADRLRHQLIDHLVENGWVRTPRVEEAMRTVPRHLLLPNAPLEKAYGNAPVNTKLDENGTSISCASQPDIVGMMLEQLKVEPGQKVLELGAGTGFNAGLLGYLVGEKGHVTTIDVDDDIVDGARAGLAAADIHNVEVILGDGAVGHAPNAPYDRIIATVGAHGVPHAWLDQLAPGGRLLTPLRLRGSVSRSIAFEHHDGVWRSVGSQMNTFMPLRQGIADDPRVFVSLDPDNTVTLVTNGDQTVDPDALSDIFRQPRAEVWTGVTFRGPESAEYLELWLTCSMPNGLSRMPAQPAAVENGLVTAPYPSSTAVVEGATLTYLTRRAAAEKAPDGATLYEFGVIGHGPDAQALAERVAEQIQAWDRGFRSLDVGFQIQPLDTAPSASKPGRFAFDNALNRIVIEWQ; the protein is encoded by the coding sequence ATGGCAGCGGAAGAATGGCCACAGCGCCTCATCCGGTTCACCGACTGGGACCGCGCGGAGACTACCGCCGTCCAGTACCTGCTTCCGGTGCTGATTGACCTGGAGCCGGACCTGGGGCAGTGGTCGTTCCTGCGGAAGTTCCCCTCGTGGCGGGTGCGATACCGGCCCGCGGGTCCGGACTCCTCCAACGGCTTGGACGCTGCTCTGGACGAGCTGGTCGCTGCTGGTGTCCTCGCCTCGTGGACGCGGGGCATCTACGAGCCGGAAGAGACGGCCTTCGGTGGTCCGGCCGCCATGAAGATCGCGCACACCCTGTTCCACTACGACAGCCATCACCTGCTGGACGCGATGGCCCGCGGGCAGGCGGCGACCGGCCCCGGGCTCGGGCGCCGTGAGCTGGGGGTCCTCCTGCTCAGCGTGGCGATGCGCGCAGCGGGACTCGACTGGTACGAGCAGGGCGACGTCTGGGCGCGGGTCGCAGCTGAACGCCGCGGTGACAACCCTCGCCGCCCTCAACGGCACAAGGCGGCCGTCCATCGCCTCATGACGGTCGATGTCAGCGCCACGAGCAGCAGCGTCACCGAGGGGGGCCTTGCGCCCCTGGCCGACTGGATAGCCACGTTCGAGTGGTTCGGCCAGCAGCTCGCAGACCTCAACCGCCAGGGCCGCCTGGAGCGCGGGCTGCGAGCTGTGATCGCCCACCACGCGATCTTCCACTGGAACCATCTGGGCCTGCCAGCACAGGACCAGCACACCTTGTCAACACTCGCGAAAGAGGTAGTCATGGGAACGAGCGACAACGCCGCGTCCGACCAAGCTGAAAGGCCGCAGAGCACTACGGTCACCGGGGTGAACAGTGACACCATCGAAGCCAGTTCAGCCGACCGCCTGCGCCATCAGCTGATCGACCACCTGGTCGAAAACGGATGGGTGCGCACGCCCCGCGTGGAGGAAGCCATGCGTACGGTGCCCCGGCACCTCTTGCTCCCGAACGCCCCGCTGGAGAAGGCGTACGGGAACGCCCCGGTGAACACCAAGCTCGACGAGAACGGCACGTCCATCAGCTGCGCCTCCCAGCCCGACATTGTCGGCATGATGCTGGAACAGCTGAAGGTCGAGCCCGGCCAAAAGGTCCTGGAACTCGGGGCCGGCACCGGCTTCAACGCCGGTCTCCTCGGCTATCTCGTCGGAGAGAAAGGGCACGTCACTACGATCGACGTCGATGACGACATCGTGGACGGCGCCCGTGCCGGACTGGCCGCAGCCGACATCCACAACGTGGAAGTGATCCTCGGGGACGGAGCAGTAGGCCACGCCCCGAACGCGCCATATGACCGCATCATCGCCACGGTCGGCGCGCACGGTGTGCCTCACGCCTGGCTCGACCAGCTCGCCCCCGGCGGACGCCTCCTCACCCCTCTGCGACTGCGCGGCAGCGTCTCCCGCTCGATCGCCTTCGAGCACCACGACGGAGTTTGGCGCAGCGTCGGCAGCCAGATGAACACGTTCATGCCGTTGCGGCAGGGCATCGCCGACGACCCGCGCGTCTTCGTCTCCCTGGACCCTGACAACACCGTCACCCTCGTCACCAACGGAGACCAGACGGTCGACCCCGACGCCCTGAGCGACATCTTCCGGCAGCCGCGCGCCGAGGTGTGGACGGGCGTCACCTTCCGGGGTCCGGAGTCGGCGGAGTACCTGGAGCTGTGGCTCACCTGCAGCATGCCCAACGGGCTGAGTCGGATGCCCGCACAGCCTGCGGCCGTCGAAAACGGCCTGGTCACGGCGCCCTATCCGTCCTCCACCGCAGTCGTCGAGGGCGCCACGCTCACCTACCTCACCCGGCGAGCGGCCGCCGAGAAAGCCCCCGACGGCGCCACCCTGTACGAGTTCGGTGTCATCGGACATGGCCCCGACGCTCAGGCGCTGGCCGAGCGCGTCGCCGAGCAGATCCAGGCCTGGGACCGTGGCTTCCGCAGCCTCGACGTCGGTTTCCAAATCCAGCCGCTCGACACGGCGCCCTCCGCGTCGAAGCCCGGTCGCTTCGCCTTCGACAATGCGCTGAACCGCATCGTCATCGAATGGCAGTGA
- a CDS encoding lanthionine synthetase C family protein, whose amino-acid sequence MDLRDKARAAADAIAERLAEPQAVRSLDHRQGWWPQSLAHGAVGVALLHIERARTGQGPWQRAHDWLACAAEEPAVGGPDSHLYYGAPALAFALHAAADRPGRYSRALDTLDQYVTTAIRSRLASAHARMDRGETPELAEFDTIRGLSGMGALLLHRDVHTGLLRQVLAYLVRLTEPVEHDGEVLPGWWSHLAPSGKASPDYPAGHANNGVAHGISGPLALLALAARRGVIVEGHREAITRVLAWLDQWQQEGPAGPWWPYWITREQLRSGVPGPGPSRPSWCYGTAGFARTQQLAALALNDRDRQRAAERALLQAMTDPGQLGATVDVSLCHGFAGLAHITQLVAADAITPGLTECLPRLLAPITDTAPGTLTASLLDAPDGGDIGLLEGAAGVALALHSLHTGTPSASGWDACFLTNSV is encoded by the coding sequence ATGGACCTGCGTGACAAGGCACGGGCTGCCGCCGACGCCATCGCAGAGCGTCTCGCAGAACCGCAGGCCGTGCGGTCGCTGGATCACCGTCAGGGATGGTGGCCGCAGTCCCTGGCGCACGGCGCCGTCGGCGTCGCGTTGCTTCACATTGAGCGGGCCCGCACAGGCCAGGGGCCGTGGCAGCGGGCGCATGACTGGCTTGCCTGCGCCGCAGAAGAACCGGCTGTCGGGGGCCCCGACAGCCACCTCTACTACGGAGCGCCCGCTCTCGCCTTCGCCCTGCATGCCGCCGCCGACCGGCCCGGACGATACTCCCGCGCCCTGGACACCCTCGACCAGTACGTCACGACGGCAATCCGCAGCCGGTTGGCCAGCGCCCACGCCCGCATGGACCGGGGCGAGACGCCCGAGCTGGCCGAGTTCGACACAATCCGGGGCCTGAGCGGGATGGGCGCCCTCCTCCTGCACCGCGATGTCCACACCGGACTACTCCGGCAGGTCCTGGCGTACCTGGTCAGGCTGACCGAGCCGGTCGAGCATGATGGCGAGGTCCTGCCCGGCTGGTGGAGCCACCTCGCCCCCTCCGGCAAAGCGTCCCCGGACTATCCGGCGGGGCACGCCAACAACGGCGTCGCCCACGGCATCAGCGGCCCCCTCGCTCTGCTCGCCCTGGCTGCACGCCGCGGTGTCATTGTCGAAGGCCACCGCGAGGCGATCACCCGCGTCCTGGCCTGGCTCGACCAGTGGCAGCAGGAGGGCCCCGCCGGTCCGTGGTGGCCGTACTGGATCACCCGTGAACAGCTGCGATCCGGCGTGCCCGGCCCAGGCCCGTCCCGGCCGTCCTGGTGCTATGGGACGGCCGGGTTCGCCCGCACCCAGCAGCTCGCTGCCCTCGCCCTCAACGACCGTGACCGCCAGCGTGCGGCCGAGCGTGCGCTCCTCCAGGCGATGACTGACCCCGGCCAGCTCGGCGCGACCGTGGACGTCTCGCTGTGCCATGGGTTCGCCGGCCTGGCACACATCACGCAACTCGTGGCCGCTGATGCCATTACCCCTGGCCTCACCGAATGCCTGCCCCGGCTCCTGGCCCCGATCACCGATACCGCCCCGGGGACGCTGACGGCCTCGTTGCTCGACGCTCCCGACGGCGGCGACATCGGGCTCCTCGAAGGCGCCGCAGGTGTCGCTCTCGCCCTCCACTCCCTCCACACCGGCACGCCTTCTGCATCCGGCTGGGACGCCTGCTTTCTGACCAACTCGGTATGA
- a CDS encoding thiopeptide-type bacteriocin biosynthesis protein, producing MTAARAPQWPTVPPVTADRLLTRDHGHLPGSAPWLLVTLYGHVERQPAILAHHLPALLDQWEAPPKWWYMRYRDPRWHLRLRIAVPHAQDFALTAHRVSVWAAGLRRAGLLSDMRFATSYPETGRWGAGPLMSLAEDVFAADSRALAVQFVQNKRPHPQALTAANFIALAVAFTGSIADGMGWMISHGRITDPRPVDRAVRDEAVRLADPARDWAALRAAPGGAAIVAAWGERDEALARYRERLNASDGMDPDLVLDSLLHAHHIRAVGIDKDDERMCVRLAHAGARAWAHRGDDHGPA from the coding sequence ATGACGGCCGCCCGCGCGCCGCAGTGGCCGACGGTCCCGCCCGTGACCGCTGACCGGCTCCTCACCCGCGATCACGGTCACCTCCCGGGGTCCGCTCCGTGGCTGCTGGTCACGCTGTATGGGCACGTCGAACGGCAACCGGCGATTCTGGCCCACCACCTTCCCGCACTCCTCGACCAATGGGAGGCGCCGCCGAAGTGGTGGTACATGCGCTACCGCGACCCGCGCTGGCATCTGCGCCTGCGCATCGCGGTCCCCCATGCGCAGGACTTCGCGCTCACCGCGCACCGGGTGAGTGTGTGGGCGGCCGGACTGCGCCGGGCCGGGCTGCTGAGCGACATGCGGTTCGCGACCTCTTACCCGGAAACCGGCAGGTGGGGCGCCGGGCCGTTGATGAGCCTCGCTGAGGACGTCTTCGCCGCGGACTCCCGCGCCCTGGCCGTCCAGTTCGTCCAGAACAAGCGCCCTCACCCCCAGGCTCTCACCGCCGCGAATTTCATCGCTCTTGCTGTGGCCTTCACCGGCAGCATCGCCGACGGCATGGGCTGGATGATCAGCCACGGGAGGATCACCGATCCGCGTCCCGTTGACCGGGCGGTGCGCGACGAGGCCGTACGCCTTGCCGATCCGGCCCGTGACTGGGCGGCGTTGCGGGCGGCCCCTGGGGGCGCGGCGATCGTGGCTGCCTGGGGGGAGCGCGACGAGGCCCTGGCCCGCTACCGGGAGCGGCTGAACGCATCCGACGGCATGGACCCGGACCTGGTCTTGGACTCGCTGCTGCACGCCCACCACATTCGCGCTGTCGGCATCGACAAGGACGACGAACGGATGTGCGTGCGGCTGGCCCACGCCGGCGCAAGGGCCTGGGCGCATCGAGGAGATGACCATGGACCTGCGTGA
- a CDS encoding FxLD family lanthipeptide has translation MSSNTVKDQAQPPSTTAGGDAFELDISVLESGDGSASLINLTDDGCKPSCQGSCATNVA, from the coding sequence ATGAGCAGCAACACGGTCAAAGACCAGGCGCAGCCTCCAAGTACGACGGCAGGCGGCGACGCGTTCGAGCTGGACATCAGCGTCCTGGAGTCCGGTGACGGGTCCGCTTCACTGATCAATCTGACGGATGACGGGTGCAAGCCGAGCTGCCAGGGGTCCTGCGCCACCAACGTGGCCTGA
- a CDS encoding FxLD family lanthipeptide: MEPDEFDLDISVLESGDGQATLINLTDDGCGSTCSSPCATNVA; encoded by the coding sequence ATGGAACCCGACGAGTTCGACCTCGACATCAGCGTCCTGGAGTCCGGCGACGGGCAGGCGACGCTGATCAACCTCACCGACGACGGCTGCGGCAGTACCTGCTCCAGCCCGTGTGCCACCAACGTGGCCTGA
- a CDS encoding FxLD family lanthipeptide, with translation MPKSLKEAGPQTAPAARLQDPFDLDISVIESGGAVSLSAASDGGCAASCGGNACISSGA, from the coding sequence GTGCCCAAGAGCCTAAAGGAAGCCGGACCGCAGACCGCGCCGGCCGCACGCTTGCAGGACCCGTTCGATCTCGACATCAGCGTCATCGAGTCCGGTGGGGCCGTCAGCTTGTCCGCCGCTTCCGATGGCGGCTGCGCCGCTTCGTGCGGAGGCAACGCCTGCATTTCCAGCGGCGCCTGA
- a CDS encoding endonuclease/exonuclease/phosphatase family protein produces MSERDDKFRVAIFNVEHNGVDRDGTDHRWHLAMDIMAAIQPHLLLRQELTRAHMHGARAMWEEALRLGGHRPLLAGATPESANPTGVYADRMCQPTEYFEHATAMWHPVCNPVFRIKDARKKLSVASIHLCSFDPARRASEAKRLATLAKPGMAAIIGGDTNSYPHTTDETTSLPDWSAVTDRSHFGHRTVERDGARVSDTVPDEILAGEHHGQPPFFVDLAHYAATALGQPEAVMPTASLWRKDQGGPQRIDRIYATPQIASTLTKVEVVVNDEVIEASDHPPVVATFSLARLCQVLSEDLTDAA; encoded by the coding sequence ATGAGCGAACGCGACGACAAGTTCCGCGTGGCGATCTTCAACGTCGAGCACAACGGTGTCGACCGCGACGGCACCGACCATCGATGGCACCTCGCCATGGACATCATGGCGGCGATTCAGCCACACCTGCTCCTGCGCCAGGAGCTGACTCGGGCGCACATGCATGGGGCTCGTGCGATGTGGGAGGAAGCCTTACGGCTTGGCGGTCACCGCCCGCTCCTCGCTGGCGCGACGCCGGAGTCGGCCAACCCGACCGGCGTCTATGCCGACCGGATGTGCCAGCCCACCGAGTACTTCGAGCACGCGACGGCCATGTGGCATCCCGTCTGCAACCCGGTTTTCCGGATCAAGGATGCGCGGAAGAAGCTCAGCGTTGCTTCCATCCACTTGTGTTCCTTCGACCCGGCCCGGCGCGCGAGTGAAGCGAAGCGGCTGGCGACCCTCGCCAAGCCCGGCATGGCGGCGATCATCGGGGGCGACACGAACTCATACCCGCACACCACCGACGAGACCACGTCGCTGCCGGACTGGAGTGCGGTCACTGACCGGAGCCACTTCGGACACCGCACCGTCGAGCGGGACGGCGCTCGGGTCTCCGACACGGTCCCGGACGAAATTCTTGCGGGCGAGCACCACGGTCAGCCCCCGTTCTTCGTCGACTTGGCGCACTACGCCGCGACGGCCCTGGGCCAGCCCGAAGCCGTCATGCCTACCGCGTCACTGTGGCGTAAGGACCAGGGCGGGCCCCAGCGGATCGACCGGATCTATGCCACCCCGCAGATCGCCAGCACGCTGACCAAGGTAGAGGTCGTCGTCAACGACGAGGTGATCGAAGCCAGTGATCACCCCCCGGTCGTCGCCACCTTCAGCCTCGCTCGACTGTGCCAGGTCTTGTCGGAGGACCTGACCGACGCCGCCTAA
- a CDS encoding ATP-binding protein, whose protein sequence is MAHWPGDVELASRVVAVLVDNAVRHGGIVRVPVRLAEIRTREVLIEVSDLVPQFPAFTEVLGWEPTGPERRRPGLWQARSFGAALTYAANEDGSGKTVQAVLTPEAMA, encoded by the coding sequence GTGGCCCACTGGCCGGGCGACGTCGAGCTGGCCAGCAGGGTGGTGGCCGTGCTCGTCGACAACGCTGTCCGGCACGGCGGCATCGTCCGGGTCCCGGTACGTCTCGCGGAGATCCGTACGCGTGAGGTGCTCATCGAGGTGTCGGATCTGGTGCCGCAGTTCCCTGCGTTCACGGAAGTGCTGGGGTGGGAGCCGACGGGTCCCGAACGGCGCCGACCTGGCTTGTGGCAGGCACGAAGTTTCGGCGCGGCGCTCACGTACGCGGCGAATGAGGACGGCTCCGGGAAGACGGTGCAGGCCGTGCTCACCCCGGAGGCCATGGCATGA
- a CDS encoding NAD-dependent epimerase/dehydratase family protein has translation MRILVLGGTWFLGRAVAQTALDRGWPVWAFNRGRSGKAPEGTREIHGDRTVKEDLAALAQHGPWDAVIDTSASELAPRDVLAGAKSLEPVTGKYIYISTVNAYRGWPNEPLTESSELLDGPADAGAEYGRLPANWDGPDWYYGRQKAGAERASLAAFGANRVSILRPGVILGPGEYVGRLPWWLRRAEKGGAILAPGRPEASIQPVDVRDVAAFALDQAATSGSGGAFNVTAPVGRETMNGFLTACLEATGSDGHLVWAPDDLLIKRGVQQWTELPLWRTSAGVWNVDSSQAQAAGLRCRPLAETITGTWEWMQGGGRPVEHPRWAEHGISAAKEARLLEELGA, from the coding sequence ATGAGGATTCTCGTGCTTGGTGGGACCTGGTTCTTGGGACGAGCTGTCGCCCAGACCGCACTTGACCGGGGGTGGCCCGTATGGGCATTCAACAGAGGCAGGTCGGGCAAGGCCCCCGAAGGAACGCGGGAGATCCACGGCGACCGCACGGTGAAAGAAGACCTTGCGGCACTCGCCCAGCACGGGCCGTGGGACGCCGTGATCGACACCTCCGCCTCCGAACTCGCCCCGAGGGACGTCCTGGCTGGCGCCAAGTCGCTGGAGCCGGTGACGGGCAAGTACATATACATCTCCACGGTCAATGCGTATCGGGGGTGGCCGAACGAGCCGTTGACGGAATCGTCCGAACTCCTCGACGGGCCCGCTGATGCCGGCGCCGAGTACGGGCGCCTGCCTGCGAACTGGGACGGTCCTGACTGGTACTACGGACGACAGAAGGCGGGCGCTGAGCGAGCCTCGCTGGCAGCCTTCGGAGCAAACCGCGTTTCGATCCTGCGCCCTGGGGTGATCTTGGGGCCGGGCGAGTACGTGGGGCGGCTCCCCTGGTGGTTGCGAAGGGCCGAGAAGGGTGGGGCGATCCTCGCACCGGGGCGGCCGGAGGCGTCGATTCAGCCCGTGGACGTCAGGGACGTTGCCGCCTTCGCGCTCGACCAGGCTGCCACGTCCGGCAGCGGCGGCGCGTTCAACGTGACGGCGCCTGTGGGCCGCGAGACGATGAACGGCTTCCTCACTGCGTGTCTGGAGGCTACGGGCAGTGATGGGCATCTTGTCTGGGCACCCGACGACCTCCTGATCAAGCGGGGTGTGCAGCAGTGGACCGAGCTGCCGCTCTGGCGTACGAGCGCGGGCGTGTGGAACGTCGACTCCTCCCAGGCACAGGCTGCCGGGCTGCGGTGTCGGCCCCTGGCCGAGACGATTACTGGCACATGGGAGTGGATGCAAGGTGGCGGCCGCCCGGTGGAGCATCCACGGTGGGCTGAGCACGGCATCTCAGCGGCGAAGGAAGCTCGGCTCCTGGAGGAACTGGGAGCCTGA
- a CDS encoding class I SAM-dependent methyltransferase — protein MANHQDETRAAYDGVVELYASLFADRLETRPFARAMISTFVELVRATGNLRAADVGCGPGHLTAMLHELGLDAFGLDLSPGMVDHARRAHPALHFQEARMESLPIEDGVLAGVLAHYSMIHTPPGELSELLAEQVRVLAPGGLLLVSFFGTDGPEPVWFDHKVAPAYSWPADRLAELLADAGLVPFARLLHDPGSERGFLDAHLLARRS, from the coding sequence GTGGCGAATCATCAGGACGAGACCAGGGCGGCCTACGACGGAGTCGTCGAGCTGTACGCATCGCTGTTCGCAGACCGGCTGGAGACACGACCGTTCGCCCGGGCCATGATCAGCACCTTCGTCGAACTGGTGCGCGCGACGGGCAACCTGCGGGCAGCTGACGTCGGGTGCGGGCCCGGGCATCTGACGGCCATGCTGCACGAGCTGGGCCTGGACGCCTTCGGGCTCGATCTCTCCCCCGGCATGGTCGACCACGCCCGGCGGGCCCATCCGGCGCTGCACTTCCAGGAGGCGCGGATGGAGTCTCTGCCGATCGAGGACGGTGTGCTCGCCGGTGTACTGGCCCACTACTCGATGATCCACACCCCTCCGGGGGAACTGTCGGAGCTGCTCGCCGAGCAGGTACGCGTTCTGGCTCCGGGTGGTCTGCTCCTGGTGTCCTTCTTCGGGACCGACGGACCGGAGCCGGTCTGGTTCGACCACAAGGTGGCGCCTGCCTACAGCTGGCCGGCGGACCGCCTCGCCGAACTGCTGGCCGATGCCGGGCTCGTTCCCTTCGCCCGGCTGCTCCACGATCCGGGCTCCGAACGGGGCTTCCTCGACGCCCACCTGCTGGCCCGCCGTTCGTGA